The window CATCCAGTAGAGCACGAAGATGTGGGAGTACTCTTCTATTCCATCTAGAGCCTCAGCGTACTTGGGATCAAACTCTAGAGTAGCATAACCTTCGTTCCTATCACCTCTATCCTCGTCGAACTCTGATCTCACATAGCCAAGTGGCTCTAACTCTATACTAACCATCGCTCTACTGTCAGTTTAGGCGGATCAAGATACTTTAATGTTTGCGTTAATCACACTTGGTTAAAAGAAATA of the Nitrososphaerota archaeon genome contains:
- a CDS encoding tRNA (N6-threonylcarbamoyladenosine(37)-N6)-methyltransferase TrmO, which encodes MVSIELEPLGYVRSEFDEDRGDRNEGYATLEFDPKYAEALDGIEEYSHIFVLYWM